Proteins encoded together in one Polaribacter reichenbachii window:
- the hemC gene encoding hydroxymethylbilane synthase, whose protein sequence is MQKTIRIGTRDSQLALWQANKVRKELIELGYESEIVPIKSTGDIVLDKPLYELGITGIFTKNLDIAMLNGDIDIAVHSLKDVPTSLPEGIVQAAVLKRANYSDILVLKDTEEFFGQPNGIIATGSIRRKAMWLNRYPTHKVVDLRGNVNTRLQKLEDNEWNGAVFAAAGLERIGIRPAGAINLSWMIPAPAQGVIMIAALEKDDFVKDACEQLNHYETQVCVGIEREFLKQLEGGCTAPIGALAYVDEKTEEINFKGVLLKRDGSKKITVNKTAKMGRHRFLAKDCADYVINRGGKDLMLEDEEVSAVQNAVFSTKKLSEAQKKTLPHTIGIKDSDFIKIRFNRISPKVMKNEIENVIITSQNGVEAILNSFTKDEIKFKDIYCVGRRTKKLIENRIGKVSHVAKNAKKLAEYLSKELENKEVTYFCSDLRLDILPAFLKTKEIVVNEVEAYKTMLSPDKISDEVSGILFFSPSGIESYLQKNATDKVAFCIGETTAKEARKHFENVQVAHLPSVDSMLELVNKYYNADDNLSEEEE, encoded by the coding sequence ATGCAAAAAACCATAAGAATAGGAACTCGCGATAGCCAATTAGCGCTTTGGCAAGCTAATAAAGTACGCAAAGAATTAATTGAATTAGGCTACGAATCTGAGATTGTTCCTATTAAATCTACTGGTGATATTGTTTTAGATAAACCTTTGTACGAGTTAGGTATAACAGGTATTTTTACTAAAAACTTAGATATTGCTATGCTAAATGGCGATATTGATATTGCAGTGCATTCACTAAAAGATGTGCCAACTTCTTTACCAGAAGGTATTGTACAAGCAGCCGTTTTAAAACGTGCTAATTATAGCGATATTTTGGTTTTAAAAGACACAGAAGAGTTTTTTGGTCAGCCAAATGGAATAATTGCTACTGGTAGTATACGTAGAAAAGCAATGTGGTTAAATCGTTACCCAACTCATAAAGTGGTAGATTTAAGAGGTAATGTAAATACACGTTTGCAAAAACTAGAAGATAATGAATGGAATGGAGCTGTTTTTGCAGCTGCAGGATTAGAGAGAATTGGTATAAGGCCAGCAGGTGCAATAAATCTTTCTTGGATGATTCCTGCTCCTGCACAAGGAGTTATAATGATTGCAGCTTTAGAAAAAGATGATTTTGTAAAAGATGCTTGCGAACAATTAAATCATTACGAAACGCAAGTTTGTGTCGGTATAGAAAGAGAGTTTTTAAAACAATTAGAAGGCGGTTGTACAGCACCAATTGGGGCTTTAGCTTATGTTGATGAAAAAACTGAAGAAATTAATTTTAAAGGTGTTCTTTTAAAAAGAGATGGTTCTAAGAAAATTACAGTAAACAAAACTGCAAAAATGGGACGTCATCGTTTTTTAGCAAAAGATTGTGCAGATTATGTAATTAATAGAGGTGGTAAAGATTTAATGCTAGAAGATGAAGAAGTTTCTGCAGTACAAAATGCAGTATTTTCTACCAAAAAACTATCAGAAGCACAAAAGAAAACCTTACCACATACTATTGGTATAAAAGATAGCGATTTTATTAAAATACGTTTCAATAGAATTTCACCAAAGGTGATGAAAAATGAAATTGAAAACGTAATTATTACCAGTCAAAATGGAGTAGAAGCGATTTTAAATTCTTTTACTAAGGATGAAATAAAGTTTAAAGATATTTATTGCGTTGGTAGAAGAACCAAAAAGCTAATTGAAAATAGAATTGGTAAAGTTTCTCACGTTGCAAAAAATGCTAAGAAATTAGCAGAATATTTATCAAAAGAATTAGAAAATAAAGAGGTTACTTATTTCTGTTCAGATTTACGTTTAGATATTTTACCAGCATTCTTAAAAACAAAAGAAATAGTTGTAAATGAAGTAGAGGCCTATAAAACGATGTTAAGTCCAGATAAAATTTCTGATGAGGTTTCTGGAATTTTGTTTTTCAGTCCTTCAGGTATTGAGAGCTATTTACAGAAAAATGCTACAGATAAAGTAGCATTTTGTATTGGAGAAACTACTGCAAAAGAAGCAAGAAAACATTTCGAAAATGTACAAGTAGCGCATTTACCTAGTGTAGATTCTATGTTAGAATTAGTTAACAAATATTACAATGCAGATGATAATCTTTCTGAAGAGGAAGAATAG
- the hemB gene encoding porphobilinogen synthase, with translation MFRTRRLRKHEGIRRLVKETTLSVDDFVYPLFIEEGENIETEIVSMPGIKRFSLDKISKELDEVVELKIPAVLLFGIPSEKDDEGTETWNDNGIMQQAIRFIKKNYPSLYVITDVCFCEYTSHGHCGIIHDNDVDNDATLVNIAKQTISHAKAGVDMVAPSGMMDGTIDMMRQALDNSGFVNLPIMGYSVKYASAFYGPFRDAADSAPTFGDRRTYQMDPSNRDEGMREATFDDQEGADILMVKPALSYLDIIRDLKNNFDRPIACYNVSGEYAMVKAAAEKGWIDGERVMMESLLSMKRAGADIIITYFAKEAARVLLKK, from the coding sequence ATGTTTAGGACAAGAAGACTTAGAAAACACGAAGGAATTAGAAGGTTAGTTAAAGAAACTACACTTTCTGTTGATGATTTTGTATATCCACTTTTTATTGAAGAAGGAGAAAATATAGAAACAGAAATCGTTTCTATGCCAGGTATAAAACGTTTTTCTTTGGATAAAATTTCTAAAGAATTAGATGAGGTTGTAGAACTAAAAATTCCTGCTGTTTTATTATTCGGAATTCCATCTGAAAAAGATGATGAAGGTACAGAAACTTGGAATGATAACGGAATTATGCAGCAAGCAATTCGTTTTATCAAAAAGAATTACCCAAGTTTATATGTAATTACTGATGTTTGTTTTTGTGAATATACTTCTCATGGACATTGTGGAATTATTCATGACAATGATGTTGATAATGATGCCACTTTAGTAAATATTGCAAAACAAACCATTTCTCACGCTAAAGCTGGAGTTGATATGGTTGCACCATCAGGAATGATGGATGGAACAATTGATATGATGCGTCAAGCATTAGACAATTCAGGTTTTGTGAATTTGCCAATTATGGGTTATTCTGTAAAATATGCATCAGCGTTTTATGGTCCATTTAGAGATGCTGCAGATTCTGCACCTACTTTTGGAGACAGAAGAACCTATCAAATGGATCCATCAAACAGAGATGAGGGAATGCGTGAAGCCACTTTTGATGATCAAGAAGGCGCAGATATTTTAATGGTAAAACCAGCTTTATCATATTTAGACATTATTAGAGACTTAAAAAATAATTTTGATAGACCAATTGCCTGTTATAATGTAAGTGGAGAATACGCAATGGTAAAAGCAGCTGCAGAAAAAGGTTGGATTGATGGAGAAAGAGTAATGATGGAAAGTTTACTCTCTATGAAAAGAGCAGGTGCAGATATTATTATTACTTATTTTGCGAAAGAAGCTGCTAGAGTATTATTAAAAAAATAA
- a CDS encoding GIY-YIG nuclease family protein, which translates to MFKTQHQYYVYIITNKKDGVLYIGVSNDLERRMFEHKNKLVKGFSERYNLDKLIYFETYQYVADAIKREKNLKKWKRQWKINLIIEENAEWKDLSKDWFD; encoded by the coding sequence TTGTTTAAAACTCAACATCAATATTATGTATATATAATTACAAATAAAAAAGATGGAGTTTTATACATTGGTGTTTCAAACGATTTAGAAAGAAGAATGTTTGAACATAAAAATAAGTTAGTTAAAGGTTTTTCGGAAAGATATAATTTAGATAAGTTAATTTATTTTGAAACCTATCAATATGTAGCTGACGCTATAAAAAGAGAGAAAAACCTTAAGAAGTGGAAAAGACAATGGAAAATTAATTTGATAATTGAAGAAAATGCTGAGTGGAAAGATTTATCAAAAGATTGGTTTGATTAA
- the hemL gene encoding glutamate-1-semialdehyde 2,1-aminomutase, translating to MNFKKSNKLYKKGLKHLVGAVNSPVRAFSSVGGNPLFIKKAKGTKITDVDGNEYVDLVLSYGPMILGHRHKKVQKAVEKALKNGYSFGASTENEIKLAKIVCDAFPEMDKVRFVNSGTEAVLSGIRLARAFTGKDKIIKFSGCYHGHQDALLVAAGSGLATLSLPGSKGVPEGAVKNTLIAEYNNLESVKKHFAEHDDIAGVIIEPIGGNMGVVIPQDNFLKELKDYLETKGALLIADEVMTGFRSKFGGAQELLGVTADITCLGKVIGGGFPVGAYGARNEIMENVAPLGGMYQAGTLSGNPIAMAGGISTLTELKKQNPYEKFEEIGAIIEVILLETAKKYNVDLTVNRFGSMLNPFFTKTKVTNFEEAQTSDTEKFAIFFWEMIKNGVFLPPSQFEAWFLSSALKDKDIKVIADAVEAGMLAVSKM from the coding sequence ATGAATTTCAAAAAATCGAATAAATTATATAAAAAAGGATTAAAACATCTTGTTGGAGCAGTAAATTCTCCAGTAAGAGCTTTTTCTTCTGTAGGTGGAAATCCTTTATTTATCAAAAAAGCAAAAGGAACTAAAATTACTGATGTTGATGGTAATGAATATGTAGATTTAGTTTTGTCTTACGGACCAATGATTTTAGGTCATAGACATAAAAAAGTACAAAAAGCTGTTGAAAAAGCCTTAAAAAATGGATATTCATTTGGAGCATCAACAGAAAATGAAATTAAATTAGCAAAAATAGTTTGTGATGCTTTTCCAGAAATGGATAAAGTTCGTTTTGTAAATTCTGGTACAGAAGCTGTTTTAAGCGGAATTCGTTTGGCAAGAGCATTTACAGGAAAAGATAAAATTATAAAATTTTCTGGTTGTTATCACGGGCACCAAGATGCATTATTAGTAGCTGCGGGTTCTGGTTTAGCAACCTTAAGTTTACCAGGTTCTAAAGGAGTGCCAGAAGGCGCTGTAAAAAACACTTTAATTGCAGAATACAATAATTTAGAAAGTGTAAAAAAACACTTTGCAGAGCATGATGATATTGCTGGTGTAATTATTGAGCCAATTGGTGGAAATATGGGAGTTGTAATTCCGCAAGACAATTTCTTAAAAGAATTAAAAGATTATTTAGAAACCAAAGGAGCATTGTTAATTGCTGATGAAGTAATGACAGGTTTCCGTTCTAAATTTGGTGGCGCTCAAGAATTATTGGGTGTTACAGCAGATATTACGTGTTTAGGTAAAGTTATTGGTGGTGGTTTTCCTGTTGGTGCTTATGGGGCAAGAAACGAAATTATGGAAAACGTTGCACCTTTAGGAGGAATGTATCAAGCAGGTACTTTGTCTGGAAATCCAATAGCAATGGCTGGAGGAATATCAACCTTAACTGAGTTGAAAAAACAAAATCCGTATGAAAAGTTCGAAGAAATTGGAGCTATTATAGAAGTAATTTTGCTAGAAACTGCTAAAAAATACAATGTAGATTTAACAGTAAACAGATTTGGTTCTATGTTAAATCCGTTTTTTACAAAAACAAAAGTTACTAATTTTGAAGAAGCACAAACATCAGACACCGAAAAATTTGCAATATTCTTTTGGGAAATGATTAAAAACGGAGTGTTTTTACCACCAAGTCAATTTGAAGCTTGGTTTTTATCATCAGCATTAAAAGACAAAGATATTAAGGTAATAGCTGATGCAGTTGAAGCAGGAATGTTAGCTGTTTCTAAAATGTAA
- a CDS encoding GxxExxY protein — protein MTENEISKIIVDCALKVHRNLGPGLLESAYEECLFYELEKRNLKVEKQKPLPLIYEEVKLNVGYRLDLLVQDKVIVELKAVENLTDVHLAQVLTYLKLSECKLGLLINFNVALIKYGIKRVVNNL, from the coding sequence ATGACCGAAAACGAAATTTCTAAAATCATTGTAGATTGTGCATTAAAAGTGCATAGAAATTTAGGCCCAGGTTTGTTAGAAAGTGCATATGAAGAATGTTTATTTTACGAATTAGAAAAAAGAAATTTAAAAGTAGAAAAGCAAAAACCATTGCCTTTAATTTATGAAGAAGTCAAATTAAATGTTGGTTATCGATTAGATTTATTGGTTCAAGATAAAGTAATAGTTGAGTTAAAAGCTGTTGAAAATCTTACAGATGTGCATTTAGCGCAAGTTTTGACTTATTTAAAGTTATCAGAATGTAAATTAGGTTTGTTAATCAATTTTAACGTAGCTTTAATAAAATACGGAATTAAAAGAGTAGTGAATAATTTATAA
- the hemE gene encoding uroporphyrinogen decarboxylase: MIKNDLFLRALKGETVDRPPVWMMRQAGRYLPEFMEIKHKYDFFTRCQTPELASEITVQPIRRYGMDAAILFSDILVIPQAMNIEVEMKPNFGPYLPNPIRSQKDLDSVIIPDIQDSLGYVMDAIKATKEKLNDEIPLIGFAGSPWTILCYCVQGQGSKNFDKAKELCFTNPVVAHSLLQKITDTTIAYLKAKVEAGVDAVQVFDSWGGMLSPTDYQEFSWQYIQQIIDALKDITPVIAFGKGCWFALNEMSKSGASALGVDWTCSPRNARYLSGGQITLQGNFDPTRLFSPPATIKKMVHKMIDEFGKDRLVVNLGHGILPNIPLDHAKAFIDAVKEYKAS, encoded by the coding sequence ATGATAAAAAACGATTTATTTTTAAGAGCATTAAAAGGAGAAACAGTAGATAGACCACCAGTTTGGATGATGAGACAAGCAGGTAGATATTTACCAGAATTTATGGAAATCAAACATAAATACGATTTCTTTACACGTTGTCAAACTCCAGAATTAGCATCAGAAATTACAGTGCAACCTATTAGAAGATACGGAATGGATGCAGCTATTTTATTTTCTGATATTTTGGTAATTCCACAAGCAATGAACATTGAAGTGGAAATGAAACCAAATTTTGGACCCTATTTACCAAATCCTATTCGTTCTCAAAAAGACTTAGATTCAGTAATTATTCCAGATATTCAAGATTCTTTAGGTTATGTAATGGATGCCATTAAAGCAACCAAAGAAAAGTTGAATGATGAAATTCCGTTAATAGGTTTTGCAGGTTCACCTTGGACAATTCTTTGCTATTGTGTACAAGGTCAAGGATCTAAAAACTTTGACAAAGCCAAGGAATTATGTTTCACTAATCCTGTTGTAGCACATAGTTTATTGCAAAAAATTACAGATACAACAATTGCATATTTAAAGGCAAAAGTTGAGGCTGGTGTAGATGCAGTTCAAGTTTTTGATTCTTGGGGAGGCATGTTGTCTCCAACAGATTATCAAGAATTTTCGTGGCAATATATTCAACAGATTATCGATGCTTTAAAAGATATAACACCTGTAATTGCTTTTGGTAAAGGATGTTGGTTTGCTTTAAACGAAATGTCTAAATCTGGTGCTTCAGCTTTAGGTGTAGATTGGACTTGTTCACCAAGAAATGCTCGTTATTTGTCTGGAGGACAAATAACTTTACAAGGTAATTTCGACCCAACAAGATTGTTTTCTCCACCAGCAACTATCAAGAAAATGGTGCATAAAATGATTGATGAATTTGGTAAAGACAGGTTGGTTGTAAATCTTGGTCATGGTATTTTACCAAACATACCTTTAGACCATGCAAAAGCATTTATAGATGCTGTAAAAGAATACAAAGCATCATAA
- a CDS encoding DUF6973 domain-containing protein has product MSKWKIIKSLNFKQVIVLLGWFLKHPIFMYATFRATVKTLRIAQKRFPNTHNFDNKANAFRHALWNILIAKKCLKFSSDLEQVLTWTKQITGWHEEFSPNEILAKKMDLKNNQLGRKWFSILKNESILKIEEYLIEKLCSAIKINFDSPLDKIDNLVFLED; this is encoded by the coding sequence ATGTCTAAATGGAAAATCATAAAAAGTCTAAATTTTAAGCAAGTAATTGTGCTTTTAGGGTGGTTTTTAAAACATCCAATTTTTATGTATGCTACTTTTAGAGCAACTGTAAAAACGTTAAGAATTGCTCAAAAAAGATTTCCAAATACTCATAATTTCGATAATAAAGCAAACGCTTTTCGTCACGCACTCTGGAATATTTTAATAGCCAAAAAATGTTTAAAATTTAGTTCAGATTTAGAACAAGTTTTAACTTGGACAAAGCAAATTACAGGTTGGCACGAAGAATTTTCACCCAATGAGATTTTGGCAAAAAAAATGGATTTAAAAAATAATCAATTGGGTAGAAAATGGTTTTCGATTCTAAAAAATGAATCAATATTAAAAATTGAAGAATATTTAATAGAGAAATTATGTAGTGCAATTAAAATTAATTTTGATTCACCTTTAGATAAAATTGATAATTTGGTATTTTTGGAAGACTAA
- a CDS encoding EI24 domain-containing protein: MLKNIILGIKEYSGAFALISKLKLWKYFIIPVLISLVTAVLIGVEAYALSDNVGSFIARIWIWDWGKETFTGISNFIGGVIVLIIGLILYKHIVMALSAPFMSPVSEKIEKHFYGDVKHLHRKTTNAEQLIRGLRLNIRNLVKELLISIPILLLKFIPIVNIFSTILLFLVQAYYAGFGNMDYTLERHLDYKGSVDFVGKNKGFAIGNGIVFMLFLLIPVVGIIIVLPLSVTAASTKTLKLLHNKHELVYEK, from the coding sequence ATGTTAAAGAATATAATTTTAGGAATTAAAGAATATTCAGGTGCTTTCGCTTTAATTTCAAAGTTAAAACTTTGGAAATATTTTATAATACCTGTATTAATTAGTTTAGTAACTGCAGTTTTAATTGGTGTAGAAGCTTATGCGCTGTCAGACAATGTTGGCAGTTTTATTGCTAGAATCTGGATTTGGGATTGGGGAAAAGAAACTTTTACTGGTATTAGTAATTTTATTGGTGGAGTAATTGTTCTAATCATTGGTTTAATTCTTTACAAACATATTGTAATGGCATTATCAGCGCCATTTATGAGTCCTGTTTCAGAAAAAATTGAAAAGCATTTTTATGGAGATGTAAAACATTTACACAGAAAAACAACTAATGCAGAGCAATTAATAAGAGGTTTACGCTTAAATATTAGAAATTTAGTAAAAGAATTACTGATTTCTATTCCTATTTTATTACTTAAATTCATTCCAATAGTAAATATATTTTCAACAATTCTATTGTTTTTAGTTCAGGCGTATTATGCAGGTTTTGGTAATATGGATTATACTTTAGAGCGTCATTTAGATTATAAAGGAAGTGTAGATTTTGTAGGTAAAAACAAAGGTTTTGCTATTGGCAATGGAATTGTTTTTATGCTTTTCCTATTAATACCAGTTGTTGGTATTATAATAGTATTGCCATTATCTGTAACTGCAGCATCAACAAAAACTTTAAAATTATTACATAATAAGCACGAGTTGGTTTATGAAAAATAA
- the hemF gene encoding oxygen-dependent coproporphyrinogen oxidase has product MSYKNKFYKYIENLQDTITSKLEEVDGSAKFQEDIWQRKEGGGGRTRVIENGTVFEKGGVNISAVHGELPEVLRNQFKVREGNFFACGLSLVLHPKNPFVPTVHANWRYFEMYDESGNIVTQWFGGGQDLTPYYLFDEDATHFHTVCKSACDKHHSEFYPKFKKTCDEYFWNSHRNEARGIGGLFFDYLKEVDGFTIDDRYNFVTEVGNSFLESYVPIVEKRKNIEFNQENKDWQEVRRGRYVEFNLVHDRGTLFGLKTNGRIESILMSLPPIVQWKYNHQPEKNSAEEKLLEVLESPKDWV; this is encoded by the coding sequence ATTAGTTACAAAAATAAATTTTACAAATACATAGAAAACCTACAAGACACCATAACTTCTAAATTAGAAGAAGTTGATGGATCAGCTAAATTTCAAGAAGATATTTGGCAAAGAAAAGAAGGTGGTGGAGGTAGAACTCGTGTAATTGAAAATGGAACTGTTTTCGAAAAAGGAGGTGTAAATATTTCTGCGGTTCACGGAGAGTTACCTGAGGTTTTAAGAAATCAGTTTAAAGTAAGAGAGGGTAACTTTTTTGCTTGTGGATTGAGTTTGGTTTTACATCCAAAGAACCCTTTTGTACCTACAGTTCATGCAAATTGGCGTTATTTTGAAATGTATGATGAATCAGGAAATATTGTCACCCAATGGTTTGGTGGTGGTCAAGATTTAACACCTTATTATTTGTTTGATGAAGATGCAACTCATTTTCATACAGTATGTAAATCCGCTTGCGATAAACATCATTCTGAATTTTATCCGAAGTTTAAAAAAACTTGTGATGAATATTTCTGGAATTCCCATAGAAACGAAGCTCGTGGAATTGGAGGATTATTCTTTGATTATTTAAAAGAAGTAGATGGTTTTACGATTGATGATCGTTACAATTTTGTAACTGAAGTTGGTAATAGCTTTTTAGAAAGTTATGTGCCAATAGTAGAAAAAAGAAAAAATATTGAATTTAATCAAGAAAATAAAGATTGGCAAGAAGTTAGAAGAGGACGTTATGTTGAGTTTAATTTAGTGCATGATAGAGGTACTCTTTTCGGATTAAAAACAAATGGTAGAATAGAAAGTATTTTAATGAGTTTACCACCAATTGTGCAATGGAAATACAACCATCAACCAGAAAAAAACTCAGCAGAAGAAAAATTGTTAGAAGTTTTGGAATCTCCTAAAGATTGGGTGTAA
- a CDS encoding dihydrolipoamide acetyltransferase family protein, producing the protein MARFELKLPKMGESVAEATITSWLKEVGDLVELDEAVVEIATDKVDSEVPSEVEGTLVEVLFEKDTVVAVGETIAIIETDKVSIPNKVEPVVAKEVSTPEVVEVEKTIEKAVETVATPIAKSSDSGKFYSPLVRNIAQTEGVSMDELETIVGTGQDGRVTKSDILSYIENKGNKTPKPAPVAVSKPVEVPVQQKEVAIVEKPKKQKQVKKAAPVSLNGGDEIIEMSRMGKLIAKHMVDSVQTSAHVQSFIEIDVTNIVKWRNKVKDAFLEREGEKLTFTPILMQAIALTIKKYPLINIAVDGDKIIKKKNINLGMAAALPDGNLIVPVIKNADQLNLVGMTSAVNDLANRARNNALKPDEVQDGTYTVTNVGSFGSVMGTPIINQPQVAILALGAIRKVPAVIETSEGDYVGIRQKMFVSHSYDHRVVNGALGGMFIKTLKEILEAWDVNREF; encoded by the coding sequence ATGGCAAGATTCGAATTAAAGTTACCAAAAATGGGGGAAAGTGTTGCAGAAGCAACGATAACTTCTTGGCTAAAAGAAGTTGGAGACCTTGTTGAACTTGACGAAGCTGTTGTTGAAATTGCTACAGATAAAGTAGATTCTGAAGTACCATCTGAAGTAGAAGGAACTTTAGTTGAGGTTTTATTTGAGAAAGATACAGTTGTTGCGGTTGGCGAAACCATTGCAATTATAGAAACAGATAAAGTTAGTATTCCTAACAAAGTTGAACCTGTTGTTGCCAAAGAAGTTAGCACTCCAGAAGTTGTAGAAGTAGAAAAAACGATAGAAAAAGCTGTAGAAACTGTGGCTACTCCAATCGCAAAATCTTCTGATTCAGGTAAATTTTATTCTCCTTTGGTTAGAAATATCGCTCAAACAGAGGGAGTTTCTATGGATGAGTTAGAAACTATAGTAGGTACTGGTCAAGATGGTAGAGTTACTAAAAGTGATATTTTATCTTATATAGAAAATAAAGGAAATAAAACACCAAAACCTGCACCAGTTGCTGTTTCAAAACCAGTTGAGGTTCCTGTTCAACAAAAAGAAGTAGCAATAGTTGAAAAACCTAAAAAACAAAAGCAAGTTAAAAAAGCTGCACCTGTTTCTTTAAATGGTGGTGATGAAATTATTGAAATGAGTAGAATGGGAAAACTGATTGCCAAGCATATGGTAGATTCAGTTCAAACTTCAGCACATGTACAATCATTTATTGAAATTGATGTTACTAATATCGTAAAATGGAGAAATAAAGTTAAAGATGCATTTCTTGAAAGAGAAGGAGAGAAGTTAACTTTTACACCAATTTTAATGCAAGCAATTGCGTTAACAATTAAAAAATATCCATTAATTAATATTGCTGTTGATGGTGATAAAATCATTAAAAAGAAAAATATTAATCTTGGAATGGCTGCTGCTTTACCTGATGGAAATTTAATTGTGCCTGTAATTAAAAATGCAGATCAATTAAATTTAGTAGGGATGACATCTGCCGTAAACGATTTGGCAAACAGAGCAAGAAATAATGCATTAAAACCAGATGAAGTACAAGATGGTACTTACACTGTTACCAATGTTGGTAGTTTTGGTTCTGTAATGGGTACACCAATTATTAATCAACCACAAGTTGCAATTTTAGCTCTAGGTGCTATTCGAAAAGTACCTGCAGTTATAGAAACTTCAGAAGGAGATTATGTAGGTATTAGACAAAAAATGTTTGTATCTCATTCTTACGATCACAGAGTTGTAAATGGTGCTTTAGGAGGTATGTTTATTAAAACACTAAAAGAAATATTAGAAGCTTGGGATGTGAATCGTGAGTTTTAA
- a CDS encoding carboxymuconolactone decarboxylase family protein, translating into MTTLKIHNLETTPEGSKALLEQSLKSNGMIPGLHGVLAESPEILEAYQSIHKLFTNTSFNNDELTVVWQTINVEHECHYCVPAHTAIANMMKVDSAITDALRNKTELPTEKLQALHEFTLKVTRNRGHVAQEDLNTFYAAGYGEKQVLEIILGLSQKVISNYTNHIANTPVDAPFQKFAWEPQTV; encoded by the coding sequence ATGACAACATTAAAAATTCACAATTTAGAAACTACTCCAGAAGGAAGTAAAGCTTTATTAGAACAATCATTAAAATCTAATGGAATGATACCTGGTTTACATGGTGTATTAGCAGAATCTCCAGAAATTTTAGAAGCTTACCAATCAATACATAAATTGTTTACAAACACTTCTTTTAATAATGACGAATTAACTGTAGTTTGGCAAACAATAAACGTAGAACACGAATGCCATTATTGTGTACCTGCCCATACTGCAATTGCAAATATGATGAAAGTTGATAGTGCGATTACCGATGCATTAAGAAACAAGACTGAATTACCAACAGAAAAATTACAAGCATTACACGAATTTACATTAAAGGTAACTCGTAATCGTGGACACGTAGCTCAAGAAGATTTAAATACTTTTTATGCTGCTGGTTATGGAGAAAAACAAGTATTAGAAATTATCTTAGGTTTATCGCAAAAAGTAATTAGTAATTACACAAATCATATTGCAAATACACCTGTAGATGCTCCTTTTCAAAAATTTGCTTGGGAACCACAAACTGTATAA
- a CDS encoding TetR/AcrR family transcriptional regulator produces the protein MARKKAYNEDVVVEKAMNLFWKNGYETTSMQMLEKEMGINKFSIYSSFGNKKGLFIESLKSYNKKVNSIFEELKNSKNGVEDIKTFFYNSIKICNLEGNQKGCLVTNTFNEFSDKNDEIINEQMKSFMTNLKEIFIEKLSQNSDKDKETILKQVNYLLLAKHGLSAASRVNSDKEIEDYIEMIFKNL, from the coding sequence ATGGCTAGAAAAAAAGCATATAACGAAGATGTAGTTGTTGAAAAAGCGATGAACCTATTTTGGAAAAATGGGTATGAAACTACGTCTATGCAAATGCTAGAAAAAGAAATGGGCATTAATAAATTTTCTATATACTCTAGTTTTGGTAACAAAAAAGGTCTTTTTATTGAAAGTTTAAAAAGCTATAATAAAAAAGTAAACTCCATTTTTGAAGAATTAAAAAACTCAAAAAATGGTGTTGAAGACATTAAAACTTTTTTTTATAATTCCATTAAGATTTGTAATCTAGAAGGTAATCAAAAAGGCTGTTTGGTAACCAATACTTTTAATGAGTTTTCAGATAAAAATGACGAAATTATAAACGAACAAATGAAATCTTTTATGACGAACTTAAAAGAAATTTTCATTGAAAAGCTTAGCCAAAATTCTGATAAAGACAAGGAAACCATTTTAAAGCAAGTCAATTATTTACTTTTAGCAAAACACGGTTTATCTGCAGCATCTAGAGTAAATAGCGATAAAGAAATTGAAGATTATATAGAAATGATTTTCAAAAATTTGTAA